In one Triplophysa dalaica isolate WHDGS20190420 chromosome 9, ASM1584641v1, whole genome shotgun sequence genomic region, the following are encoded:
- the c1qtnf5 gene encoding complement C1q tumor necrosis factor-related protein 5 has protein sequence MTSLQTWPLSLLLVIAVHCSNPLEDNKIPSLCTGSPGIPGSPGLHGSPGQPGRDGRDGRDAPPGEKGERGERAEPGQPGIRGLMGDRGDLGEKGEKGTAGECAVAPKSAFSAKLSEARTAPMAVGEAVRFDKIGLNEQGDYNPETGRFTCRVPGVYYFAVHATVYRSSLQFDLIKNGNTVASYFQIFGNWSKPASLSGGSLVHLIPGDQVWVQMAMNEYTGFYSSSKTDSTFTGFLVYSDWKNSAVFA, from the exons ATGACATCTCTGCAGACGTGGCCCCTTTCTCTCCTGCTTGTTATTGCAGTGCACTGTTCTAACCCACTTGAAGACAACAAGATCCCCAGTTTATGCACAGGTAGTCCAGGTATCCCAGGATCCCCTGGGTTGCACGGCAGTCCTGGTCAGCCCGGCAGGGATGGACGGGATGGGCGTGATGCCCCGCCAGGAGAGAAAGGAGAAAGAGGGGAAAGAGCAGAGCCAG GTCAGCCAGGAATAAGGGGTCTCATGGGAGACAGAGGGGATCTAGGTGAAAAAGGAGAAAAAGGAACCGCTGGCGAATGTGCAGTGGCACCAAAGTCGGCTTTTAGCGCCAAGCTCTCCGAGGCCCGCACAGCACCCATGGCAGTAGGGGAAGCTGTACGCTTCGACAAGATTGGGCTGAACGAGCAAGGGGATTACAATCCTGAAACTGGACGTTTCACCTGCAGGGTGCCGGGTGTGTACTATTTTGCAGTTCACGCCACAGTCTACCGCTCCAGTTTACAGTTTGACCTCATAAAGAACGGAAATACAGTGGCCTCCTACTTTCAGATCTTCGGGAACTGGTCCAAACCAGCCTCACTGTCTGGAGGCTCGCTTGTGCACTTGATTCCAGGAGATCAGGTTTGGGTGCAGATGGCAATGAACGAGTACACAGGATTTTACTCCAGTTCGAAGACTGACAGCACTTTCACTGGTTTCCTAGTGTACTCTGACTGGAAAAACTCTGCTGtttttgcataa